The following proteins are co-located in the Carassius auratus strain Wakin chromosome 7, ASM336829v1, whole genome shotgun sequence genome:
- the LOC113105899 gene encoding cornifelin homolog B-like, with translation MATKIVIQQPKPLVLAPGSDQWSSGMCECDNLNDCCFAFWCCPCFACITARDHGECLCLPLLDSFGLFPPITMAMRVSVRRTYGIEDSICNDCVLSFCCGPCSYCQIRREMIARNHPVTLFRNRPK, from the exons ATGGCAACTAAAATAGTTATTCAGCAGCCCAAGCCACTGGTTCTGGCTCCTGGTTCTGACCAATGGTCCTCTGGCATGTGCGAATGTGACAACCTCAATGACt GTTGCTTTGCGTTCTGGTGCTGTCCATGTTTCGCCTGCATCACAGCCAGAGATCACGGAGAGTGTCTGTGTCTGCCTCTGCTGGACAGTTTTGGCCTCTTCCCACCCATCACTATGGCCATGAGAGTGTCTGTCCGGCGCACCTATGGAATTGAG gACTCTATCTGTAATGATTGTGTGCTGTCCTTCTGCTGCGGCCCGTGCTCCTACTGTCAGATAAGACGTGAGATGATAGCTCGCAACCACCCCGTCACACTCTTCCGCAACCGACCGAAATAA
- the LOC113105901 gene encoding cornifelin homolog B-like — protein sequence MTSQQPRPFVMSHHSSQWSSEICDCCQDVPECCFAFWCFPCFACSTARKHGECLCLPLLDGFGCIPPITMAMRVSVRNRYGIQGTICNDCAYSTFCGICVWCQMSREMNARENNITLVHTRG from the exons ATGACTTCTCAACAGCCCAGGCCCTTCGTCATGTCACACCACTCCAGCCAGTGGAGCTCTGAAATCTGTGACTGCTGTCAGGATGTACCGGAGT GTTGCTTTGCGTTTTGGTGCTTCCCCTGTTTTGCCTGTTCGACGGCTCGTAAGCATGGCGAGTGTCTGTGTCTGCCTCTGCTCGACGGATTTGGATGCATTCCACCAATAACAATGGCCATGAGAGTATCAGTGCGCAATCGCTATGGAATCCAG GGTACTATCTGTAATGATTGTGCTTATTCCACCTTCTGTGGCATCTGCGTCTGGTGTCAGATGTCCCGAGAAATGAATGCCCGTGAAAACAACATCACTCTTGTCCACACTCGAGGATAA
- the LOC113105897 gene encoding cornifelin-like produces MIFHQPQFSPVIAVSSNQWSTGICGCFDDCNVCCFAMWCPLCFICSTASDFGEFCCLPMIDNCACTPPVSMALRASVRNRYGIQGGLGSDCMYVTFCNICSWCQIARELKRRSTNHMVVNAQPAVLAIPSVVVSAPKPVVTTQVTTTVG; encoded by the exons ATGATATTTCATCAGCCTCAGTTCAGTCCTGTGATAGCGGTCAGCTCAAACCAGTGGAGCACTGGAATCTGCGGATGCTTTGATGACTGCAATGTCT GCTGCTTCGCCATGTGGTGTCCCCTCTGCTTTATTTGTTCCACCGCATCAGATTTTGGGGAGTTTTGCTGTCTGCCCATGATTGATAATTGTGCCTGCACCCCTCCGGTGTCTATGGCACTGCGGGCTTCTGTGAGAAATCGATATGGCATACAG GGCGGGTTGGGATCAGACTGCATGTATGTGACCTTTTGCAACATTTGCTCCTGGTGCCAAATAGCAAGAGAATTAAAAAGACGAAGCACAAATCACATGGTGGTTAATGCTCAACCTGCGGTCTTAGCAATTCCCTCAGTGGTGGTTTCCGCCCCAAAACCTGTTGTAACAACACAGGTTACAACAACAGTGGGTTAA
- the LOC113105900 gene encoding cornifelin homolog B-like, protein MASKMVVQQPKPLVVAAASDQWSTSICECDNVNECCFSVWCFPCFACITARDHGECLCLPLLDSCGCIPPITLSMRVSTRRRYGITDSICNDCVYSYFCGPCSWCQIRREMKARLHPITLFNNRPT, encoded by the exons ATGGCGTCCAAGATGGTGGTCCAGCAGCCCAAGCCATTGGTGGTGGCCGCTGCATCAGACCAGTGGAGCACCAGCATCTGCGAATGCGACAACGTCaatgagt GTTGTTTCTCTGTGTGGTGTTTCCCTTGCTTCGCGTGCATCACAGCCAGAGATCACGGAGAATGTCTCTGCCTCCCTCTCCTGGACAGCTGCGGGTGTATTCCCCCCATCACTCTCTCCATGAGGGTTTCCACACGCCGGCGGTACGGTATCACG GACTCTATCTGTAATGACTGTGTGTACTCTTACTTCTGCGGACCGTGCTCGTGGTGTCAGATCAGACGGGAGATGAAGGCCAGACTGCATCCTATCACTCTGTTCAACAACAGGCCCACCTAG